The following proteins come from a genomic window of Methanosarcina sp. MTP4:
- the hsp20 gene encoding archaeal heat shock protein Hsp20, with the protein MDRDWRKRRSFFDEMFGIDPLQDIEEMFDRISRAMGMDMNMNDFEKHPFVYGFSITRQPGEEPEVREFGNIPSAFERRDETEGQHYSDMRRPLIDVLEDEETVHVIAEMPGIKKENIRLNATDLILEIETVNGNPKYSERVELPVKVDPQSAKATYKNGVLEVIFKRLESSSRTSIDIE; encoded by the coding sequence GTGGACAGAGACTGGAGAAAAAGGAGAAGTTTCTTTGATGAAATGTTCGGGATCGATCCCCTGCAGGACATAGAAGAGATGTTCGATCGTATCAGCAGGGCCATGGGAATGGACATGAACATGAACGATTTCGAGAAACATCCCTTCGTCTACGGCTTTTCCATAACCCGGCAGCCGGGGGAAGAACCTGAGGTCCGGGAGTTCGGGAATATCCCGTCCGCCTTTGAACGGCGGGATGAAACCGAGGGGCAGCACTACTCTGACATGCGAAGACCCCTGATCGATGTTCTGGAAGACGAGGAGACTGTGCATGTGATTGCGGAGATGCCGGGAATCAAAAAAGAAAATATCCGGTTGAACGCAACTGATTTAATACTTGAAATCGAAACAGTAAATGGGAATCCAAAATATTCCGAACGTGTGGAACTGCCCGTAAAGGTGGACCCCCAGAGCGCAAAAGCCACATACAAAAACGGTGTGCTGGAAGTTATCTTTAAGCGGCTGGAATCCAGTTCCCGGACTTCTATCGATATCGAGTGA
- the hsp20 gene encoding archaeal heat shock protein Hsp20, with protein MVGARKRKDFFEDFGSELFDNLEEMIDALLDEMGESSPFVYGFSIIHRPGEDPEIREFGNVSESSQEEGDFVSPEAKEPLIDVFETDETVQVLAEFPEAEKEDVCLRATASSLEIMVSGLSGSYSENVELPVPVDPKSAKASYKNGVLEVTFRRYLEEGPITIDIE; from the coding sequence ATGGTGGGCGCAAGAAAAAGAAAAGATTTCTTTGAAGACTTTGGATCCGAACTTTTTGACAATCTAGAAGAGATGATAGATGCCCTCCTGGATGAGATGGGGGAATCCTCTCCCTTTGTTTATGGATTTTCCATCATCCACCGCCCGGGCGAAGACCCGGAGATCCGGGAGTTCGGAAACGTTTCTGAATCTTCCCAGGAGGAAGGGGATTTCGTTTCCCCTGAAGCTAAAGAACCTTTGATCGATGTATTCGAAACTGATGAAACGGTTCAGGTACTTGCAGAGTTTCCAGAAGCCGAAAAAGAAGATGTCTGCCTGCGGGCAACAGCCAGTTCCCTTGAAATCATGGTTTCAGGACTTTCCGGCAGTTACTCGGAAAATGTGGAGCTTCCGGTTCCGGTAGACCCTAAGAGTGCGAAGGCAAGTTACAAAAACGGTGTACTTGAAGTGACCTTCAGGCGCTATCTGGAAGAAGGCCCCATAACAATTGATATTGAGTAA
- the mbhE gene encoding hydrogen gas-evolving membrane-bound hydrogenase subunit E: MDPFNAIVIAVFLPFILAWTLPALYSVFKQRIGWIAAGIAFVCFVLSVQVIPYAMAGTPVKGSWVWLPTAGLSFDIYGDGLAVLLALIVSGIGVIIMSYSNGYMSTKEDLPRYYQWLLLFMGAMLGVAYTDNTIQMFIFWELTSITSFMLIGYWRERPESVYGATKALLVTAGGGLFMFLGFLLLRVASGTYGISEVAQSAELLSAVHGSELYLVTLILIFIGAASKSAQGPFYIWLPNAMEAPTPVSAFLHSATMVKAGVYLVARLHPIFSGTPEWLIIVSGTGMITMVMAGFMAFRQTDIKGILAYSTISQLAYLMTMYGYSTAEHPGLGFAAATFHMLNHSTFKATLFLMAGIVAHETATRDIRKLGGLRKEMPKTFIIGVIAAASMAGVPPLNGFLSKEMFYETSLEIGALVTETYGGPWNIIFPVVAVMGGVFTLMYSIRLIDGIFLGERTKDPDIPHHVHEAPWVMLTPAFFLVGLIIFFGIYPKFPIETLIQPAYSGQVPGAEHLHVALWHGVTTPLLMTIATFAIGIVLYKFYDPLAAWQNSFNAKLPWVSVNYWYDATVNNAKGICKKFAIVTQPGPLGGYIKIVQLFMIFLVVAPFLAYFGLGYGFADILPGGLNFASEPYEIVLYALIIVSALGAAIIPRYLPAVLSLSAVGFLVSLLYMYLKAPDLAMTQVCVETLSTIIFILVIIKIPQKFKEPMPAGKVLVNLIISGAVAFSVFAIMVNAGIGILAPFESFSHYFMEYSLQLTGGLNVVNVIVVDFRGYDTIGEISVLSLAALGVYNLILSRSGSAAEGGEEE; encoded by the coding sequence ATGGATCCATTTAATGCAATAGTAATAGCTGTCTTTTTACCATTTATACTTGCATGGACATTACCCGCATTATATAGTGTATTTAAGCAAAGGATAGGCTGGATTGCAGCAGGCATTGCGTTTGTCTGCTTTGTACTGAGTGTCCAGGTTATCCCTTACGCTATGGCGGGTACTCCCGTAAAGGGTTCGTGGGTATGGTTGCCGACAGCGGGTCTTTCTTTTGACATTTATGGGGACGGTCTTGCCGTTCTCCTGGCGCTAATCGTTTCGGGTATTGGTGTTATCATCATGTCCTATTCAAACGGTTATATGTCCACAAAAGAAGACCTGCCAAGGTACTACCAGTGGCTCTTACTCTTTATGGGCGCCATGCTGGGCGTGGCCTACACGGATAACACGATCCAGATGTTTATTTTTTGGGAACTGACTAGTATCACATCGTTCATGCTTATCGGATACTGGAGAGAAAGACCAGAATCCGTATACGGCGCAACCAAAGCCCTACTGGTGACGGCTGGTGGCGGACTTTTCATGTTCTTAGGTTTCCTGCTGCTTCGGGTTGCTTCAGGTACCTACGGGATATCGGAGGTTGCCCAGAGTGCTGAACTGCTCTCGGCAGTTCATGGAAGTGAGCTTTACCTTGTAACCCTCATCCTGATCTTTATCGGGGCTGCTTCCAAATCGGCACAGGGACCCTTCTATATTTGGCTGCCCAATGCTATGGAAGCTCCGACTCCTGTAAGTGCATTCCTGCACTCGGCTACAATGGTCAAGGCTGGTGTTTACCTTGTTGCAAGGCTACACCCCATCTTTTCGGGAACTCCCGAATGGCTGATCATTGTTTCAGGAACAGGGATGATCACCATGGTGATGGCGGGTTTCATGGCCTTCCGGCAGACGGACATCAAAGGTATTCTGGCTTATTCGACAATCAGCCAGTTGGCTTACCTGATGACCATGTACGGCTACAGTACGGCCGAACATCCGGGCCTGGGATTCGCTGCAGCGACTTTCCACATGCTAAACCACTCTACCTTTAAAGCTACGCTCTTCCTGATGGCGGGTATTGTGGCTCATGAGACTGCCACCCGAGACATACGAAAACTGGGTGGTTTGCGAAAGGAGATGCCAAAAACATTTATCATCGGCGTGATTGCAGCAGCTTCCATGGCAGGTGTGCCCCCACTCAACGGTTTCCTGAGCAAGGAAATGTTCTATGAAACATCTCTTGAGATCGGTGCGCTGGTTACGGAAACCTACGGAGGGCCCTGGAACATCATCTTCCCGGTGGTTGCAGTGATGGGTGGTGTGTTCACCCTTATGTATTCCATCAGGTTGATAGATGGGATTTTCCTTGGAGAAAGGACCAAAGACCCGGACATCCCTCACCATGTGCATGAAGCTCCCTGGGTTATGCTGACTCCGGCCTTCTTCCTGGTAGGTCTGATCATTTTCTTCGGTATCTATCCGAAGTTCCCGATTGAGACTCTGATCCAGCCTGCATACAGTGGTCAGGTTCCAGGTGCCGAACACCTGCACGTAGCGCTATGGCATGGAGTTACAACTCCGCTTTTGATGACGATTGCAACCTTTGCCATCGGTATCGTGCTTTACAAGTTCTATGACCCGCTCGCTGCCTGGCAGAACAGTTTCAACGCCAAGCTCCCCTGGGTCAGCGTGAACTACTGGTACGATGCAACCGTAAACAATGCAAAGGGTATATGCAAGAAGTTTGCAATCGTTACTCAACCAGGTCCCCTGGGAGGCTATATTAAGATCGTGCAGCTTTTCATGATCTTCCTGGTAGTGGCCCCGTTCCTGGCTTATTTCGGGTTAGGATACGGTTTCGCAGACATACTTCCTGGCGGGTTGAACTTCGCTTCGGAGCCCTATGAAATCGTGCTCTATGCCCTGATAATTGTGTCAGCTTTGGGTGCTGCGATAATCCCGAGATACCTGCCTGCAGTCCTATCCCTCTCGGCTGTCGGTTTCCTGGTATCTTTGCTCTACATGTACCTCAAGGCTCCAGACCTTGCAATGACCCAGGTCTGTGTGGAAACGCTTTCCACCATTATTTTCATCCTGGTGATCATCAAGATCCCTCAGAAATTCAAGGAGCCGATGCCAGCAGGCAAAGTCCTGGTGAACCTGATAATTTCGGGTGCAGTTGCGTTTTCAGTCTTCGCAATTATGGTAAACGCAGGCATTGGGATCCTTGCACCTTTCGAGTCCTTCTCTCACTACTTCATGGAATACAGCCTGCAACTGACGGGTGGACTCAATGTGGTAAACGTGATAGTCGTCGACTTCAGAGGTTATGATACCATTGGAGAAATTTCAGTGCTGTCCCTCGCAGCTCTGGGTGTCTATAACTTGATACTCAGCAGATCCGGATCAGCGGCTGAAGGAGGTGAGGAAGAATGA